The following proteins come from a genomic window of Hydractinia symbiolongicarpus strain clone_291-10 chromosome 2, HSymV2.1, whole genome shotgun sequence:
- the LOC130630280 gene encoding zinc finger protein 883-like isoform X2 encodes MPLDEIAMSLDETTMSSVKTVISVDGKTSSPVETTMSLDGNTQSLGKEELHCDICKNNFHRMSEFNLHQCLNSGKTTCRCEECGKLFCNQFNLKRHQVTHTGKKPFCCTTCDKTFAQSYNLKRHQLTHTSNKYTKPFVKNIKIEVNIMSDEEGGDFSKHNKSHSSCNKNQKVKKEKAEVEHSDVKDNLIYCVGCEKYFTDLLSHQCLSSSKKLYHCDTCQRSFQCSSNLKRHQLVHTGEKSYRCNLCEKTFAHEYNLNRHKSTHTGEKPYCCGTCGKSFAHLYNLQRHEDVHVVTEKSFCTKCGKSFKTLARLKTHTCYLTEVNPTLTATCGEKTLHVCDVCNKSFSLPRNLQRHYVTHTGEKPYRCEVCNKTFSYLFNMERHKTIHTGVKRFSCEVCGKSFSQSFNLNRHVQVHRPQQKFNKFRNTCG; translated from the exons ATGCCATTAGATGAAATAGCAATGTCTTTAGATGAAACAACCATGTCTTCAGTTAAAACAGTTATTTCTGTGGATGGGAAAACCTCTTCCCCAGTTGAAACCACCATGTCTTTAGATGGGAACACCCAGTCTTTAGGTAAAGAAGAGCTTCACTGCGATATATGCAAAAACAATTTCCACCGTATGTCTGAATTTAATCTTCACCAGTGCTTAAATTCTGGTAAAACCACATGTCGTTGTGAAGAATGCGGAAAACTGTTTTGCAATCAATTTAATCTCAAAAGACATCAAGTAACACACACGGGGAAGAAACCTTTTTGTTGTACCACTTGTGATAAAACTTTTGCGCAGTCATATAACTTGAAAAGACATCAGTTAACTCATACTAGCAACAAATACACAAAGCCATTTGTAAAAAACATTAAGATTGAAGTAAATATTATGTCAGATGAGGAAGGTGGTGATTTTTCGAAACATAATAAATCGCATAGTAGCTGTAATAAAAACCAAAAGGTCAAAAAGGAGAAGGCTGAAGTTGAGCACTCCGATGTGAAAGATAATCTAATTTACTGTGTTGGATGTGAGAAATACTTTACTGACCTACTTTCACACCAATGCTTGTCTTCTTCCAAAAAACTATACCATTGTGATACATGCCAAAGGTCGTTTCAATGCAGCTCGAATTTAAAAAGACATCAACTTGTGCACACTGGAGAGAAATCTTACCGTTGTAATTTATGCGAGAAAACGTTTGCGCATGAGTACAACTTGAATCGTCATAAGTCAACGCACACTGGGGAGAAACCGTATTGTTGTGGAACATGTGGAAAGAGTTTTGCTCACCTTTATAATTTACAAAGACACGAGGATGTTCACGTTGTTACTGAGAAATCTTTTTGCACTAAATGtggtaaatcttttaaaactttgGCAAGATTAAAAACACACACGTGCTATCTCACCGAGGTGAATCCTACGCTCACTGCAACGTGTGGTGAAAAAACGTTACACGTTTGTGATGTTTGCAATAAGTCCTTCTCACTTCCTCGCAACTTGCAGAGACATTATGTAACTCATACCGGTGAAAAGCCATACAGATGCGAAGTGTGTAACAAGACTTTTAGTTACTTGTTTAACATGGAAAGACATAAAACAATCCACACTGGAGTAAAACGGTTTTCCTGCGAGGTTTGTGGGAAATCTTTTTCGCAATCTTTTAACCTGAACAGACATGTTCAAGTTCACCGTCCCCAGCAAAAG TTCAATAAATTTCGCAACACCTGTGGGTAG
- the LOC130630280 gene encoding zinc finger protein 883-like isoform X1 produces MPLDEIAMSLDETTMSSVKTVISVDGKTSSPVETTMSLDGNTQSLGKEELHCDICKNNFHRMSEFNLHQCLNSGKTTCRCEECGKLFCNQFNLKRHQVTHTGKKPFCCTTCDKTFAQSYNLKRHQLTHTSNKYTKPFVKNIKIEVNIMSDEEGGDFSKHNKSHSSCNKNQKVKKEKAEVEHSDVKDNLIYCVGCEKYFTDLLSHQCLSSSKKLYHCDTCQRSFQCSSNLKRHQLVHTGEKSYRCNLCEKTFAHEYNLNRHKSTHTGEKPYCCGTCGKSFAHLYNLQRHEDVHVVTEKSFCTKCGKSFKTLARLKTHTCYLTEVNPTLTATCGEKTLHVCDVCNKSFSLPRNLQRHYVTHTGEKPYRCEVCNKTFSYLFNMERHKTIHTGVKRFSCEVCGKSFSQSFNLNRHVQVHRPQQKGCFMSGHYFRQCSCFPQAKHRSLLWLFGNVAGIDSRILVAAKIVRR; encoded by the coding sequence ATGCCATTAGATGAAATAGCAATGTCTTTAGATGAAACAACCATGTCTTCAGTTAAAACAGTTATTTCTGTGGATGGGAAAACCTCTTCCCCAGTTGAAACCACCATGTCTTTAGATGGGAACACCCAGTCTTTAGGTAAAGAAGAGCTTCACTGCGATATATGCAAAAACAATTTCCACCGTATGTCTGAATTTAATCTTCACCAGTGCTTAAATTCTGGTAAAACCACATGTCGTTGTGAAGAATGCGGAAAACTGTTTTGCAATCAATTTAATCTCAAAAGACATCAAGTAACACACACGGGGAAGAAACCTTTTTGTTGTACCACTTGTGATAAAACTTTTGCGCAGTCATATAACTTGAAAAGACATCAGTTAACTCATACTAGCAACAAATACACAAAGCCATTTGTAAAAAACATTAAGATTGAAGTAAATATTATGTCAGATGAGGAAGGTGGTGATTTTTCGAAACATAATAAATCGCATAGTAGCTGTAATAAAAACCAAAAGGTCAAAAAGGAGAAGGCTGAAGTTGAGCACTCCGATGTGAAAGATAATCTAATTTACTGTGTTGGATGTGAGAAATACTTTACTGACCTACTTTCACACCAATGCTTGTCTTCTTCCAAAAAACTATACCATTGTGATACATGCCAAAGGTCGTTTCAATGCAGCTCGAATTTAAAAAGACATCAACTTGTGCACACTGGAGAGAAATCTTACCGTTGTAATTTATGCGAGAAAACGTTTGCGCATGAGTACAACTTGAATCGTCATAAGTCAACGCACACTGGGGAGAAACCGTATTGTTGTGGAACATGTGGAAAGAGTTTTGCTCACCTTTATAATTTACAAAGACACGAGGATGTTCACGTTGTTACTGAGAAATCTTTTTGCACTAAATGtggtaaatcttttaaaactttgGCAAGATTAAAAACACACACGTGCTATCTCACCGAGGTGAATCCTACGCTCACTGCAACGTGTGGTGAAAAAACGTTACACGTTTGTGATGTTTGCAATAAGTCCTTCTCACTTCCTCGCAACTTGCAGAGACATTATGTAACTCATACCGGTGAAAAGCCATACAGATGCGAAGTGTGTAACAAGACTTTTAGTTACTTGTTTAACATGGAAAGACATAAAACAATCCACACTGGAGTAAAACGGTTTTCCTGCGAGGTTTGTGGGAAATCTTTTTCGCAATCTTTTAACCTGAACAGACATGTTCAAGTTCACCGTCCCCAGCAAAAG